Proteins from a single region of Clupea harengus chromosome 5, Ch_v2.0.2, whole genome shotgun sequence:
- the dctn2 gene encoding dynactin subunit 2 isoform X2 gives MADPKYANLPGIAFNEPDVYETSDLPEDDQAQFESFVQEELCSDSVERIVVNPNASYDKFKDKRVSTKGLDFSDRISKNKRVGYESGEYELLAEGCGVKETPQQKYQRLLNEIQELTQEVEVIQTSTRDSSAEERLTPVALAQQAAQLKQQLVSAHLDSLLGPQAHINLADPDGALAKRLLTQLEAARGSRSSSSGEGKAAGAKGPDGVVLYELHSRPEQEKFSEAAKMAELGKRLAELETAVGSGSDKQGPLSGAGGGSLIDTLEILQARVNALDATTLDQVEARLQSVLGKMNEIAKHKAAIEDADTQNKVSQLYDVVQKWDAMATSLPQVVQRLIAVKELHEQAMQFGQLLTHLDTTQQMINNSLKDNSTLLTQVQQTMKENLKGVEENFGTLDQRMQKLSK, from the exons ATGGCTGATCCCAAATACGCCAACTTGCCAGGCATC GCCTTTAATGAGCCTGATGTTTATGAGACCAGTGACCTGCCTGAGGATGACCAAGCCCAGTTTGAGTCG TTTGTACAA GAGGAACTATGCAGTGACAGTGTGGAACGCATTGTGGTCAACCCCAATGCATCTTACGACAAGTTCAAGGACAAGCGCGTCAGCACCAAGGGCCTGG actTCTCCGACCGCATCAGTAAGAACAAGCGAGTGGGCTACGAGTCTGGAGAGTATGAGCTT ttggcAGAGGGCTGCGGGGTGAAGGAGACTCCTCAGCAGAAGTACCAGCGGCTGCTCAATGAGATTCAGGAGCTGACTCAGGAGGTGGAGGTCATCCAG ACGAGCACGCGGGATAGCAGTGCTGAGGAGCGTCTGACCCCCGTGGCCCTGGCCCAGCAGGCGGCCCAGTTGAAGCAGCAGTTGGTCTCAGCTCACCTGGATTCCCTGCTCGGCCCACAGGCCCACATCAACCTGGCCGACCCAGATGGAGCCCTCGCCAA gcgGTTGTTGACTCAGCTGGAGGCGGCGCGGGGCAGCCGTAGCTCCTCGTCAGGAGAGGGGAAGGCGGCAGGGGCCAAGGGCCCGGATGGAGTTGTGCTGTACGAGCTGCACAGCCGGCCCGAACAGGAGAAGTTCTCCGAGGCCGCAAAG ATGGCTGAGCTGGGGAAGAGGCTGGCGGAGCTGGAGACGGCTGTGGGGTCCGGCTCTGACAAACAG GGTCCCCTgagtggagctggaggaggcagCCTGATT gACACCCTGGAGATCCTCCAAGCTCGGGTCAATGCTCTGGACGCCACCACTCTGGACCAGGTGGAAGCCAGACTCCAG AGCGTGCTGGGGAAGATGAACGAGATCGCCAAGCACAAGGCAGCCATCGAGGACGCCGACACACAGAACAAG GTGTCTCAGCTCTACGACGTCGTCCAGAAGTGGGACGCCATGgcaacctctctccctcaggtggTGCAGAGGCTGATTGCGGTGAAGGAGTTGCATGAGCAAG CCATGCAGTTTGGCCAGCTGCTCACCCATTTGGACACCACGCAGCAGATGATCAACAACTCTTTGAAGGACAACAGCACACTGCTAACACAG GTGCAGCAGACCATGAAGGAAAACCTGAAGGGCGTGGAGGAGAACTTTGGTACTTTAGACCAGAGGATGCAGAAGCTCTCCAAATAA
- the dctn2 gene encoding dynactin subunit 2 isoform X3 — MADPKYANLPGIAFNEPDVYETSDLPEDDQAQFESELEELCSDSVERIVVNPNASYDKFKDKRVSTKGLDFSDRISKNKRVGYESGEYELLAEGCGVKETPQQKYQRLLNEIQELTQEVEVIQTSTRDSSAEERLTPVALAQQAAQLKQQLVSAHLDSLLGPQAHINLADPDGALAKRLLTQLEAARGSRSSSSGEGKAAGAKGPDGVVLYELHSRPEQEKFSEAAKMAELGKRLAELETAVGSGSDKQGPLSGAGGGSLIDTLEILQARVNALDATTLDQVEARLQSVLGKMNEIAKHKAAIEDADTQNKVSQLYDVVQKWDAMATSLPQVVQRLIAVKELHEQAMQFGQLLTHLDTTQQMINNSLKDNSTLLTQVQQTMKENLKGVEENFGTLDQRMQKLSK, encoded by the exons ATGGCTGATCCCAAATACGCCAACTTGCCAGGCATC GCCTTTAATGAGCCTGATGTTTATGAGACCAGTGACCTGCCTGAGGATGACCAAGCCCAGTTTGAGTCG GAGCTG GAGGAACTATGCAGTGACAGTGTGGAACGCATTGTGGTCAACCCCAATGCATCTTACGACAAGTTCAAGGACAAGCGCGTCAGCACCAAGGGCCTGG actTCTCCGACCGCATCAGTAAGAACAAGCGAGTGGGCTACGAGTCTGGAGAGTATGAGCTT ttggcAGAGGGCTGCGGGGTGAAGGAGACTCCTCAGCAGAAGTACCAGCGGCTGCTCAATGAGATTCAGGAGCTGACTCAGGAGGTGGAGGTCATCCAG ACGAGCACGCGGGATAGCAGTGCTGAGGAGCGTCTGACCCCCGTGGCCCTGGCCCAGCAGGCGGCCCAGTTGAAGCAGCAGTTGGTCTCAGCTCACCTGGATTCCCTGCTCGGCCCACAGGCCCACATCAACCTGGCCGACCCAGATGGAGCCCTCGCCAA gcgGTTGTTGACTCAGCTGGAGGCGGCGCGGGGCAGCCGTAGCTCCTCGTCAGGAGAGGGGAAGGCGGCAGGGGCCAAGGGCCCGGATGGAGTTGTGCTGTACGAGCTGCACAGCCGGCCCGAACAGGAGAAGTTCTCCGAGGCCGCAAAG ATGGCTGAGCTGGGGAAGAGGCTGGCGGAGCTGGAGACGGCTGTGGGGTCCGGCTCTGACAAACAG GGTCCCCTgagtggagctggaggaggcagCCTGATT gACACCCTGGAGATCCTCCAAGCTCGGGTCAATGCTCTGGACGCCACCACTCTGGACCAGGTGGAAGCCAGACTCCAG AGCGTGCTGGGGAAGATGAACGAGATCGCCAAGCACAAGGCAGCCATCGAGGACGCCGACACACAGAACAAG GTGTCTCAGCTCTACGACGTCGTCCAGAAGTGGGACGCCATGgcaacctctctccctcaggtggTGCAGAGGCTGATTGCGGTGAAGGAGTTGCATGAGCAAG CCATGCAGTTTGGCCAGCTGCTCACCCATTTGGACACCACGCAGCAGATGATCAACAACTCTTTGAAGGACAACAGCACACTGCTAACACAG GTGCAGCAGACCATGAAGGAAAACCTGAAGGGCGTGGAGGAGAACTTTGGTACTTTAGACCAGAGGATGCAGAAGCTCTCCAAATAA
- the dctn2 gene encoding dynactin subunit 2 isoform X1, producing the protein MADPKYANLPGIAFNEPDVYETSDLPEDDQAQFESFVQELEELCSDSVERIVVNPNASYDKFKDKRVSTKGLDFSDRISKNKRVGYESGEYELLAEGCGVKETPQQKYQRLLNEIQELTQEVEVIQTSTRDSSAEERLTPVALAQQAAQLKQQLVSAHLDSLLGPQAHINLADPDGALAKRLLTQLEAARGSRSSSSGEGKAAGAKGPDGVVLYELHSRPEQEKFSEAAKMAELGKRLAELETAVGSGSDKQGPLSGAGGGSLIDTLEILQARVNALDATTLDQVEARLQSVLGKMNEIAKHKAAIEDADTQNKVSQLYDVVQKWDAMATSLPQVVQRLIAVKELHEQAMQFGQLLTHLDTTQQMINNSLKDNSTLLTQVQQTMKENLKGVEENFGTLDQRMQKLSK; encoded by the exons ATGGCTGATCCCAAATACGCCAACTTGCCAGGCATC GCCTTTAATGAGCCTGATGTTTATGAGACCAGTGACCTGCCTGAGGATGACCAAGCCCAGTTTGAGTCG TTTGTACAA GAGCTG GAGGAACTATGCAGTGACAGTGTGGAACGCATTGTGGTCAACCCCAATGCATCTTACGACAAGTTCAAGGACAAGCGCGTCAGCACCAAGGGCCTGG actTCTCCGACCGCATCAGTAAGAACAAGCGAGTGGGCTACGAGTCTGGAGAGTATGAGCTT ttggcAGAGGGCTGCGGGGTGAAGGAGACTCCTCAGCAGAAGTACCAGCGGCTGCTCAATGAGATTCAGGAGCTGACTCAGGAGGTGGAGGTCATCCAG ACGAGCACGCGGGATAGCAGTGCTGAGGAGCGTCTGACCCCCGTGGCCCTGGCCCAGCAGGCGGCCCAGTTGAAGCAGCAGTTGGTCTCAGCTCACCTGGATTCCCTGCTCGGCCCACAGGCCCACATCAACCTGGCCGACCCAGATGGAGCCCTCGCCAA gcgGTTGTTGACTCAGCTGGAGGCGGCGCGGGGCAGCCGTAGCTCCTCGTCAGGAGAGGGGAAGGCGGCAGGGGCCAAGGGCCCGGATGGAGTTGTGCTGTACGAGCTGCACAGCCGGCCCGAACAGGAGAAGTTCTCCGAGGCCGCAAAG ATGGCTGAGCTGGGGAAGAGGCTGGCGGAGCTGGAGACGGCTGTGGGGTCCGGCTCTGACAAACAG GGTCCCCTgagtggagctggaggaggcagCCTGATT gACACCCTGGAGATCCTCCAAGCTCGGGTCAATGCTCTGGACGCCACCACTCTGGACCAGGTGGAAGCCAGACTCCAG AGCGTGCTGGGGAAGATGAACGAGATCGCCAAGCACAAGGCAGCCATCGAGGACGCCGACACACAGAACAAG GTGTCTCAGCTCTACGACGTCGTCCAGAAGTGGGACGCCATGgcaacctctctccctcaggtggTGCAGAGGCTGATTGCGGTGAAGGAGTTGCATGAGCAAG CCATGCAGTTTGGCCAGCTGCTCACCCATTTGGACACCACGCAGCAGATGATCAACAACTCTTTGAAGGACAACAGCACACTGCTAACACAG GTGCAGCAGACCATGAAGGAAAACCTGAAGGGCGTGGAGGAGAACTTTGGTACTTTAGACCAGAGGATGCAGAAGCTCTCCAAATAA
- the dctn2 gene encoding dynactin subunit 2 isoform X4, translating to MADPKYANLPGIAFNEPDVYETSDLPEDDQAQFESEELCSDSVERIVVNPNASYDKFKDKRVSTKGLDFSDRISKNKRVGYESGEYELLAEGCGVKETPQQKYQRLLNEIQELTQEVEVIQTSTRDSSAEERLTPVALAQQAAQLKQQLVSAHLDSLLGPQAHINLADPDGALAKRLLTQLEAARGSRSSSSGEGKAAGAKGPDGVVLYELHSRPEQEKFSEAAKMAELGKRLAELETAVGSGSDKQGPLSGAGGGSLIDTLEILQARVNALDATTLDQVEARLQSVLGKMNEIAKHKAAIEDADTQNKVSQLYDVVQKWDAMATSLPQVVQRLIAVKELHEQAMQFGQLLTHLDTTQQMINNSLKDNSTLLTQVQQTMKENLKGVEENFGTLDQRMQKLSK from the exons ATGGCTGATCCCAAATACGCCAACTTGCCAGGCATC GCCTTTAATGAGCCTGATGTTTATGAGACCAGTGACCTGCCTGAGGATGACCAAGCCCAGTTTGAGTCG GAGGAACTATGCAGTGACAGTGTGGAACGCATTGTGGTCAACCCCAATGCATCTTACGACAAGTTCAAGGACAAGCGCGTCAGCACCAAGGGCCTGG actTCTCCGACCGCATCAGTAAGAACAAGCGAGTGGGCTACGAGTCTGGAGAGTATGAGCTT ttggcAGAGGGCTGCGGGGTGAAGGAGACTCCTCAGCAGAAGTACCAGCGGCTGCTCAATGAGATTCAGGAGCTGACTCAGGAGGTGGAGGTCATCCAG ACGAGCACGCGGGATAGCAGTGCTGAGGAGCGTCTGACCCCCGTGGCCCTGGCCCAGCAGGCGGCCCAGTTGAAGCAGCAGTTGGTCTCAGCTCACCTGGATTCCCTGCTCGGCCCACAGGCCCACATCAACCTGGCCGACCCAGATGGAGCCCTCGCCAA gcgGTTGTTGACTCAGCTGGAGGCGGCGCGGGGCAGCCGTAGCTCCTCGTCAGGAGAGGGGAAGGCGGCAGGGGCCAAGGGCCCGGATGGAGTTGTGCTGTACGAGCTGCACAGCCGGCCCGAACAGGAGAAGTTCTCCGAGGCCGCAAAG ATGGCTGAGCTGGGGAAGAGGCTGGCGGAGCTGGAGACGGCTGTGGGGTCCGGCTCTGACAAACAG GGTCCCCTgagtggagctggaggaggcagCCTGATT gACACCCTGGAGATCCTCCAAGCTCGGGTCAATGCTCTGGACGCCACCACTCTGGACCAGGTGGAAGCCAGACTCCAG AGCGTGCTGGGGAAGATGAACGAGATCGCCAAGCACAAGGCAGCCATCGAGGACGCCGACACACAGAACAAG GTGTCTCAGCTCTACGACGTCGTCCAGAAGTGGGACGCCATGgcaacctctctccctcaggtggTGCAGAGGCTGATTGCGGTGAAGGAGTTGCATGAGCAAG CCATGCAGTTTGGCCAGCTGCTCACCCATTTGGACACCACGCAGCAGATGATCAACAACTCTTTGAAGGACAACAGCACACTGCTAACACAG GTGCAGCAGACCATGAAGGAAAACCTGAAGGGCGTGGAGGAGAACTTTGGTACTTTAGACCAGAGGATGCAGAAGCTCTCCAAATAA